In Candidatus Hydrogenedentota bacterium, the following proteins share a genomic window:
- a CDS encoding Gfo/Idh/MocA family oxidoreductase, with protein sequence MSEGTGMTRRDFAKYTAAAGLATLLADPIAAAKEKPLKVGLLGCGGRGTGAAGQTLLGNQNIKLVAMADLFEDRLQGSLNSLKQNSKIAQKIDVGKKNIFVGLDAYKGILETDIDILIEATLPYSRPKHFEAAINAGKHVFTEKPAAVDPAGIRQFIAAAEKAKEKGLTVVAGTQRRHSLDYQETIQKIHEGAIGDITHMRVYWCGSLPFCHPRKPEWSDFENCVRNWYAYCWVCGDNIVEQHVHNLDIAHWVMQANPVSVFASGGRAWKTNDPKYGDLWDNFSCDYEYANGVHVSSFSRHWGGADGGVFEEAIGTKGRSTCRDLMSSGKEKMVDPYVQEHIDCANSVRGVVPYINEGVQVAESTMMAIVGRISAYTGKVVKWDDAMKSDLCIVPADWDFSKSYPTGPVPIPGTQPA encoded by the coding sequence ATGAGCGAGGGTACGGGAATGACACGCAGGGATTTCGCAAAGTATACGGCGGCCGCGGGTTTGGCCACGTTGTTGGCCGATCCCATCGCGGCGGCGAAAGAGAAGCCGCTGAAGGTCGGTTTGTTGGGCTGCGGCGGACGCGGCACGGGCGCGGCGGGGCAGACGCTGCTGGGGAACCAGAACATCAAACTGGTCGCGATGGCGGACCTGTTCGAGGACCGCTTGCAGGGTTCGCTGAACAGCCTGAAGCAAAACAGCAAGATTGCGCAAAAGATTGACGTCGGCAAGAAGAATATCTTCGTCGGCCTCGACGCGTACAAAGGCATTCTCGAAACCGACATCGACATACTGATCGAGGCGACGCTGCCTTACTCGCGCCCGAAACACTTCGAAGCGGCGATCAACGCGGGCAAACACGTATTCACCGAAAAGCCCGCCGCGGTCGACCCGGCAGGCATTCGCCAGTTCATCGCCGCGGCCGAGAAGGCGAAGGAGAAGGGACTTACCGTTGTCGCGGGAACGCAACGGCGCCACAGCCTCGATTACCAGGAAACGATCCAGAAGATTCACGAAGGGGCCATCGGCGACATCACACACATGCGCGTGTACTGGTGCGGATCGCTGCCCTTCTGTCACCCGCGCAAACCGGAGTGGAGCGACTTCGAAAACTGCGTGCGCAACTGGTACGCGTACTGCTGGGTCTGCGGCGACAACATCGTCGAGCAACACGTGCACAATCTCGACATCGCCCACTGGGTCATGCAGGCGAACCCCGTGTCGGTGTTCGCGTCCGGAGGCCGCGCGTGGAAGACGAACGATCCGAAGTACGGCGATCTGTGGGACAACTTCTCCTGCGATTATGAGTACGCCAACGGCGTCCACGTGTCGAGCTTTTCGCGCCACTGGGGCGGCGCGGACGGGGGCGTGTTCGAGGAGGCGATCGGCACGAAGGGCCGCAGCACCTGCCGCGACTTGATGAGCAGCGGAAAAGAAAAGATGGTAGACCCTTACGTGCAGGAGCACATCGACTGCGCGAACAGCGTCCGCGGCGTTGTGCCGTATATCAATGAAGGTGTCCAGGTCGCGGAAAGCACGATGATGGCGATTGTCGGCCGCATCTCCGCGTACACCGGCAAGGTCGTGAAATGGGACGACGCGATGAAGTCCGACCTTTGCATTGTCCCCGCGGACTGGGATTTCAGCAAGTCCTATCCGACAGGTCCGGTCCCGATCCCCGGAACGCAACCGGCTTAA
- a CDS encoding tetratricopeptide repeat protein, producing MDARTAEAHFKEADSLYRDGRYAEALDRLIELDEAYPNTPNVLFPLARCLRRVGRVDEALGICDDLITRCGDLRALELREYIRKSHAPEAEESLQPQAYSVAGLNQDAHAGVLDDLLGEQHGAPPPLPPMRAPAPSKRKYLIVGGIAAAVVLIVLPLAMGLMRGAPEAAPEQAPAVETAREAGPMQSATDTPAQPVQQAELDPPIQPEEAKRILVSLVVIAIMLIVAANTASLYLTLMITGKLPYDVVLDNLLNVAFMAVALSLLNTVLPCIGLAISFYVLYKSYEFTIVDFLIWFGMNIGVGFAIGLIAQLVIAAAGMSIA from the coding sequence GTGGACGCCCGGACCGCGGAAGCCCACTTCAAAGAAGCCGACTCGCTGTACCGCGATGGCCGTTATGCGGAGGCGCTTGACCGTCTGATCGAGCTTGACGAGGCGTACCCGAACACGCCGAACGTGCTTTTTCCGCTGGCGCGGTGCCTGCGCCGGGTCGGGCGGGTGGACGAAGCGCTCGGAATCTGCGACGACCTCATCACGCGGTGTGGCGATCTGCGGGCGCTCGAATTGCGCGAGTACATCCGCAAGTCGCACGCGCCGGAAGCCGAAGAGTCGCTCCAGCCGCAGGCGTATTCGGTCGCGGGCCTGAACCAGGACGCGCACGCCGGCGTGCTCGACGACCTGCTCGGCGAACAGCATGGCGCGCCGCCGCCGTTGCCACCAATGAGAGCGCCCGCGCCGTCGAAGCGGAAGTACCTGATCGTCGGCGGCATCGCGGCCGCTGTTGTCCTGATCGTGCTGCCGCTGGCGATGGGCCTGATGCGCGGCGCGCCGGAAGCCGCGCCGGAGCAAGCGCCGGCTGTCGAGACGGCACGCGAAGCGGGTCCGATGCAATCGGCAACCGATACACCTGCGCAACCCGTGCAACAGGCGGAACTCGATCCGCCGATACAACCCGAGGAAGCGAAGCGCATTCTGGTCAGCCTGGTAGTCATCGCCATTATGCTCATTGTCGCCGCAAACACGGCGTCGCTGTACCTTACCCTGATGATCACCGGGAAACTGCCATACGATGTCGTACTTGATAATCTCCTCAACGTGGCGTTCATGGCGGTTGCGCTTTCGCTTTTGAACACCGTTCTGCCCTGTATCGGGTTGGCCATCTCGTTCTACGTCCTGTACAAGTCGTACGAATTCACCATAGTCGATTTTCTCATCTGGTTCGGAATGAACATCGGCGTCGGCTTTGCGATTGGACTTATCGCGCAACTCGTTATCGCCGCCGCAGGAATGTCCATCGCCTAA
- a CDS encoding DUF3142 domain-containing protein, with translation MTQSQKDAIWFTIAVSLSAVILAGLWMNAPAPAPPRPVPSAYYVWQLQWNDDVRDAVRLADATANAFMVLIGEVNAAGGELRLQRGYPDWNALSKAHSPVTIVLRANAALGDLLQGEARERAIDYIADTLDAAIAEANTKGTTIRGIQLDYDCPSAKLASYEILVDALRPRYGKLEMSITALPTWLKWRDFEQLIDTLTYYVLQVHSLEKPTAFDQPITLCDTGRIPGYLRRAASIGAPYYLALPTYGYRFVFDEHGKFVSIVAEGPAPVVNSRQRVRTVMTDPGDIAATVRAIRANPPHALAGYVWFRLPVASDELNWPWPTLEAVRDGRTPKTVFTAELRNPSPGLYELHITNAGETWPPQPIRAMISYTPNAILASDTHNGFVAESRMTSSTILSGPAPRPGQSVLSAWFRMTPSRPESSPPAITVGHVELENSHE, from the coding sequence ATGACGCAATCCCAAAAAGACGCGATTTGGTTCACGATTGCCGTTTCGCTGAGCGCCGTCATCCTTGCGGGGTTGTGGATGAATGCGCCCGCGCCCGCGCCGCCACGCCCTGTGCCTTCCGCGTATTATGTCTGGCAGTTGCAGTGGAACGACGACGTGCGCGACGCGGTGCGTCTCGCGGATGCCACAGCGAACGCGTTTATGGTGCTTATCGGCGAAGTGAACGCGGCCGGCGGCGAACTCCGCCTCCAACGCGGCTATCCCGACTGGAACGCATTATCGAAGGCGCATTCGCCGGTCACCATCGTCCTTCGCGCGAACGCCGCGTTGGGCGACCTGCTGCAAGGCGAAGCGCGCGAACGCGCCATCGACTACATTGCCGATACACTCGACGCCGCGATTGCCGAAGCGAATACAAAGGGAACGACGATTCGCGGCATTCAACTCGATTACGATTGCCCGAGCGCGAAGCTCGCGTCGTACGAGATTCTCGTGGACGCGCTTCGCCCGCGCTACGGGAAACTGGAAATGTCGATCACGGCGCTGCCGACCTGGCTGAAGTGGCGTGACTTCGAGCAATTGATCGATACCCTCACGTACTACGTGCTCCAAGTCCATTCACTCGAAAAACCCACGGCCTTCGACCAACCCATCACGCTGTGCGACACGGGCCGCATCCCCGGTTACCTTCGCCGCGCGGCGTCTATCGGCGCGCCGTACTATCTCGCGCTGCCGACCTACGGGTACCGGTTTGTGTTCGACGAGCACGGCAAATTCGTGTCGATCGTCGCCGAAGGCCCCGCGCCGGTCGTAAATTCCCGCCAACGCGTCCGCACCGTCATGACCGATCCCGGCGACATCGCAGCAACGGTCCGCGCCATCCGCGCGAACCCGCCGCACGCGCTCGCGGGCTACGTTTGGTTTCGCCTGCCCGTCGCGTCGGACGAACTCAACTGGCCCTGGCCAACCCTCGAAGCCGTCCGCGACGGCCGCACGCCCAAGACTGTGTTTACCGCCGAGCTCCGGAACCCGAGCCCCGGCCTCTACGAACTTCACATTACGAACGCCGGGGAGACGTGGCCGCCACAACCAATTCGAGCGATGATCTCGTACACGCCAAACGCTATTCTCGCCTCTGACACTCACAACGGCTTCGTCGCCGAATCGCGGATGACTTCATCCACGATTCTCTCCGGACCGGCTCCTCGTCCAGGACAATCAGTTCTCTCCGCGTGGTTTCGCATGACGCCGTCGCGACCAGAATCCAGCCCGCCGGCTATCACGGTGGGACACGTGGAACTCGAAAACTCGCACGAATAG
- a CDS encoding helix-turn-helix transcriptional regulator: MKDKNKILAREVLLAFWKVHILHHAGEGPLVGQWMLSELREHGYDVSPGTLYPLLRRMEQYGWLRSKADGRRGARARREYFLTTEGRKVLNQLRDHIAEMHGEVVRDAQRSRLQSRK, translated from the coding sequence ATGAAAGACAAAAACAAGATACTCGCCCGCGAAGTGCTCCTCGCGTTTTGGAAAGTCCACATCCTGCACCACGCCGGGGAGGGGCCCCTTGTGGGCCAGTGGATGCTCTCCGAACTGCGCGAACACGGCTACGACGTTAGCCCCGGAACGCTCTACCCCCTGTTGCGCCGCATGGAACAATACGGCTGGCTGCGCAGCAAAGCCGACGGCAGGCGCGGCGCGCGCGCAAGGCGGGAGTATTTTCTTACTACAGAGGGCCGGAAGGTCCTGAACCAGTTGCGCGATCACATCGCCGAGATGCACGGCGAAGTCGTCCGCGATGCACAGCGCAGCAGACTGCAGTCGCGAAAATGA
- a CDS encoding efflux RND transporter permease subunit, producing the protein MRRPVTVYVSVVAFMLASIIAVQRMPRDIFPDLGIPVIYVAQPYGGMDPAQMEGYISNYYEYHFLYVTGIEHVESKSIQGVALIKLQFHPGTNMSQAMAETVAQVNRSRAFMPPGTVPPFVTRFDAGSIPVGFLVFSSESRSLGEMQDLALNRVRPLFATLPGVSAPPPFGASQRSIVVRVDAERLRAYEMSPEEVVTAISQANTISPSGNVRIGDYIPMVPMNSIAQNVKDLEAVPIRTGSTQTVYLRDLGVVQDSSDIATGYALVNGRRTVFIPVTKRADASTMSVINLVKENMAKFQAVLPEDVSVSFEFDQSPYVTRAITGLISEGALGAVLTGFMVLLFLRDWRSSLIVIVTIPLSLLSAVFALWLTGQTVNLMTLGGLALAVGVLVDVATVVIENIHTHSHRLRKHSEHGERQEKLHLEHAQRVISARAALDATRETALPILLAMLCILAVFIPSFFMTGAGRALFVPLSLSVGFSMVAAYLLSSTLVPILAARMLRGNGHAGQGKFSFAAFQRAYASLLAVLVGARWVLVPAYLAASVALLAYFVPKLGTEIFPKVDMGQFQMRLRAPTGTRIEKTEQIALTALKTIENEVGAENLTISMGFVGIQPPSYPINTIYLWTGGPEEAVLQVALRHDAGISVDALKERLRELYAECLPDVQFSFEPSDIVSRVMSFGSPTPVEVAVSGPDLPANRRFAETLRASLRSVPTLRDLQIVQTADYPTVNIAVDRERAGTMGVTMTDVSRSVVAATSSSRFVTPVYWADPKSGVAYQVQVEIPQAQMNSVEEIKTITVARKHGEQLLLQDVADVTRGQTVGKYDRYNMQRIVTLTSNIGDTDLGRVATDVSGAIAAAGEPPPRVSVAVRGQIAPMEQMLGELQTGLLLAVVVILLLLAANFQSFILSFAVVSTVPAVLVGVVAALYVTGTTMNIQSFMGAIMAIGVSVANAILLVTFAERARVEGSATQQAAIHGATSRLRPILMTSFAMIAGMLPIALALGEGAEQSAPLGRAVIGGLAAATVATLLILPPVFAIVRRTKAASSVSIHPDDLRQSP; encoded by the coding sequence ATGCGGCGGCCCGTGACGGTGTACGTCAGCGTCGTTGCGTTCATGCTGGCGTCAATAATCGCCGTGCAACGCATGCCCCGCGACATTTTCCCCGATCTGGGTATCCCCGTCATTTACGTTGCCCAGCCGTACGGCGGCATGGACCCCGCGCAGATGGAAGGGTACATTTCCAACTATTACGAATACCACTTCCTCTACGTTACCGGCATCGAGCACGTTGAATCGAAATCGATCCAGGGCGTCGCGCTGATCAAACTTCAATTCCACCCCGGCACCAACATGTCGCAGGCAATGGCCGAGACCGTGGCGCAGGTGAACCGATCGCGCGCGTTCATGCCGCCGGGCACGGTGCCGCCGTTTGTCACGCGATTCGACGCCGGCAGCATTCCGGTCGGTTTCCTCGTGTTCTCGAGCGAATCGCGCTCGCTAGGCGAAATGCAGGACCTCGCGCTCAATCGCGTCCGCCCGCTATTTGCCACGCTTCCGGGCGTATCCGCGCCGCCGCCGTTTGGCGCGAGCCAGCGCTCGATTGTCGTGCGCGTCGACGCCGAGCGGCTGCGCGCCTACGAGATGTCGCCCGAAGAAGTCGTCACGGCGATTAGCCAGGCGAACACGATCAGCCCATCGGGCAATGTGCGTATCGGCGACTACATCCCGATGGTGCCGATGAACTCGATCGCGCAGAACGTCAAAGACCTCGAAGCGGTACCCATCCGCACAGGAAGCACCCAAACCGTATACCTCCGCGATCTCGGTGTCGTCCAGGACAGTTCCGACATCGCGACGGGCTATGCGCTGGTAAATGGCCGAAGGACGGTGTTCATTCCGGTTACCAAGCGCGCCGACGCGTCGACGATGAGCGTCATCAATCTCGTGAAAGAGAACATGGCCAAGTTCCAGGCGGTATTGCCGGAAGACGTTTCGGTATCGTTCGAGTTTGACCAATCGCCGTACGTGACGCGCGCGATCACCGGGCTTATTTCGGAAGGCGCGCTCGGGGCCGTCTTGACCGGCTTCATGGTGCTCTTGTTCTTACGCGACTGGCGCAGCTCGCTGATTGTCATCGTTACGATACCGCTGTCGTTGTTGTCGGCCGTGTTTGCACTGTGGCTCACGGGGCAGACTGTGAATCTGATGACCCTTGGCGGGCTTGCGCTCGCGGTCGGCGTGCTTGTCGACGTGGCAACGGTTGTCATTGAAAACATTCATACGCACTCGCACCGGCTCCGAAAGCACAGCGAACACGGCGAGCGGCAGGAGAAACTTCATCTCGAACACGCGCAGCGGGTCATTTCCGCACGCGCGGCGCTGGACGCGACGCGCGAAACCGCGCTGCCGATCCTTCTCGCGATGCTGTGCATTCTCGCGGTATTTATTCCGTCGTTCTTCATGACGGGCGCCGGGCGCGCATTGTTCGTTCCGCTTTCGTTGTCCGTTGGCTTCTCCATGGTTGCGGCATACCTGCTATCGAGCACACTCGTGCCCATCCTGGCGGCGCGTATGCTGCGCGGCAATGGTCATGCGGGCCAAGGAAAGTTCTCCTTCGCGGCGTTTCAGCGCGCGTACGCCTCTTTACTCGCCGTGCTGGTTGGCGCGCGCTGGGTGTTGGTGCCCGCGTATCTTGCGGCAAGCGTCGCGCTGTTGGCGTACTTTGTGCCCAAACTGGGAACGGAAATCTTCCCCAAAGTCGACATGGGCCAGTTCCAGATGCGTCTTCGCGCCCCGACCGGTACGCGCATCGAGAAGACGGAGCAAATCGCGTTGACGGCGCTAAAGACAATCGAAAACGAAGTCGGCGCGGAGAACCTGACGATATCGATGGGGTTCGTCGGCATTCAGCCGCCGAGTTATCCGATTAACACGATTTATCTTTGGACGGGCGGTCCGGAAGAAGCCGTGTTGCAGGTCGCGCTGCGGCATGATGCCGGCATTTCCGTCGACGCGCTCAAGGAGCGGTTGCGCGAACTCTATGCCGAGTGTTTGCCGGATGTTCAATTCTCGTTCGAGCCGAGCGACATTGTCAGCCGCGTAATGAGTTTCGGTTCGCCGACCCCCGTCGAGGTCGCCGTAAGCGGCCCGGACCTTCCCGCGAACCGCAGGTTTGCCGAAACACTGCGCGCGTCCCTGCGATCCGTGCCAACGCTGCGGGACCTTCAGATCGTCCAGACTGCCGATTACCCCACGGTGAACATCGCCGTGGACCGCGAACGCGCCGGCACTATGGGCGTTACGATGACGGACGTTTCGCGCTCGGTGGTTGCGGCGACATCGTCGAGCCGTTTCGTCACGCCTGTTTACTGGGCGGACCCCAAGAGTGGCGTGGCGTACCAGGTCCAGGTCGAAATTCCACAGGCGCAGATGAACTCGGTCGAGGAGATTAAGACAATCACCGTCGCGCGTAAGCACGGCGAACAGTTGCTCCTGCAGGACGTCGCGGACGTCACGCGCGGACAGACCGTCGGCAAATATGACCGGTACAACATGCAGCGAATCGTCACGCTCACGTCGAACATCGGCGACACCGATTTGGGCCGAGTCGCGACGGACGTATCGGGGGCGATTGCGGCGGCGGGCGAGCCTCCACCACGGGTCTCCGTCGCGGTGCGCGGCCAGATCGCGCCGATGGAACAAATGCTCGGCGAATTGCAGACGGGGCTGCTGCTCGCTGTCGTCGTGATTTTGCTGCTCCTTGCGGCGAACTTCCAGTCCTTTATTCTGTCGTTCGCCGTGGTGTCCACGGTCCCCGCGGTGCTCGTCGGCGTCGTCGCCGCCTTGTACGTGACCGGGACGACGATGAACATCCAATCGTTTATGGGCGCGATCATGGCGATTGGCGTGTCCGTCGCGAATGCAATCCTTCTGGTGACATTTGCGGAACGCGCGCGCGTCGAAGGATCGGCAACGCAGCAGGCGGCGATACACGGGGCAACGAGCCGACTGCGCCCCATCTTGATGACGAGTTTTGCCATGATCGCCGGCATGTTGCCGATAGCGTTGGCGCTGGGCGAGGGTGCAGAACAGTCCGCGCCGCTCGGTCGCGCCGTGATCGGCGGACTCGCGGCCGCGACAGTTGCCACTCTGTTGATACTGCCGCCGGTATTCGCGATCGTGCGCAGGACCAAGGCGGCGTC